AGCACAACAGAAGAAAACGAAACATATCAGATAACCGATCACGAACTCGAAGAGTACTCCCAACTTGAACATCAGCGTTGGAATGCCTATACCCTCACTGAAGGCTACTATCCCTTTGAGTACGACAAACTCATCAGTCATAAGAACAACCTCGCCCACATCAATGGTGACCTTACTAAAAAACTATACGTCAAAGATGAAAACAAACGTCTGCATGGATGTATCACTGACTGGGACACTATCTGTAAAATTGCCAAAGATGTAAATGGAAATTATGCAGAGTACGACCGAAATTTCATCCGGAGAATCCCACAGATCATCAGTGGTTACAATGGAACATTTGGCTACAAATACTATATCCGAAAAAAATAATCTCCTTATTTTTCAAAAAAATCGCCTCACCATCCGTTCACACTGCACGAGATCAAGACCACTTCACCTCCTCAAAATGATCTTCTCCCAAAAATAATTTTTTTTTAATAACAGGGCTTGCCGGTCAGATACCGGTACAGCACCATGTATTTTATCGCCGAACGCGGATAATCGGACTGCACTTCAAAATAGGTTCCGTTTTTGCAGGAAAATAAGATCTTCATCTGTAAGGAAAATGCGAATCCTGCAATCTCCTCAAACAAAAATATCCGTACCTCATCACCCTCGCCGAACTCAAACCTGTCCGTGAACAGAGCAAACCGGCCGGTCGCAAGATGCTCTGTTTCTCCATCCTTGATCTTGTACAGACGTTGATCAGCATCCGAGACGATTGGCTCAACGGACGTTGTCTCTAAGAATGCCGGAATCTGATCCTGCAGATACCTTCTCTGCCACTTGTCCCAGTCAGCGATGTTATCAAACGGCATAGCATACTCGCAGGCGTTTTCAAACAGACCGTACTCATTGTACCGGACCGCAAACCCGCAGTCGCAGGAAAAAAGATCATCTTTGCTGTGGAGTTTCGCGATCCCGCAACAGTGCGGGCAGACATACAGCACCGTCTCCAGATCCTCGGCAAGCCGCTCGCCATGGTAAACTGCCGGACGGATCTTTTGATCATCGAACGCGTTGACATAGAGATCACGACGAATCGCCGCATTCACCTCATCAACACTCATCTCTGCAAGCTGGTCTCTAGTGTACTCGGCAACCATCTCGCCGTGCATCGGACCTTTTCGCTTGACCGCAGCCCATCTCGGACTGCGGAGATAACCGCCGTGAATCCGGTAGGTCACAAGTCCTGCCCCGCTCTCCTTCACCAGTTTTCCTGTCGCAGGCGAGATGAATGCGGTCTCGCCATTGATGGAACGAACACCTTCAGGAGACATCCAGACATTTGCTCCTTCGGCAAGTGTGGTCTTGATCTTTTCGACGACCTCGGTTGCCGGAACACCTTTTCGTCTGATGATCGGCTTCACTGTGCCGTTTGCCAGAATTCTGAGCCAGCGTTTGCGAAACAGATGTTCGCCGGCAACAAAGTACATGTGTTTCGGACATGCAGCACCGATCAGCAGATGATCCCAGAGTGTTGTGTGATTGCAGAAGATCAGTGCAGTGCTGCTTTTTTGCACACACTTTTCGTATCGATAAGAGAGACCGAGCCGGACGACCGGAATTATGCAGAGTCTGGCTGTTTTATAGACGATTACATGCCAGAGATGATATTTCAAAACGTTGCTCACAGAAATTTCGCCCAATGGAAAATCTACAATCTGTTTGCCGTATTGGATAATTATATTACCGCTTCGGCAGGACTCAAAAAAAAAGAATCAGGCGGTTGCCCGTCTGACCAGATCAAAGGCAACTCTCTCGGACTTTGCAAGAATTTCCTCAGCACCCGGAATGAATCCTTCATGCATCAAAACAGCTCCGTCGCAGATCGTTGTGTCAACCGCAAGCCCGGAGGTTGCATAGACCGCATTCGACGTCGTATTGAACGCAGGAGTTGTAGTAACTGTTTTTCCAACAAGAATGATGTCTGCGAGGAATCCCGGCGCAATCACTCCGGCATTGATGCCAAGAGCCTTTGCCCCGTTACGGGAAGCAATAGTGAGCGCTTCGCTTGCCGGCATGATGGTCGGGTCGTTCCAGAAGAACTTCTGAAGAATTGCTGCGGTTTTCATCTCGCCGAACATGTCGAGGTCATTGTTGGAAGAAGCGCCGTCAGTTCCAAGAGTCACGTTGACGCCTGCTGCTTTCAGCTCCGGGTACGGCAGGGCACGACCGACCGAGAGTTTCATGTTGCTGACCGGATTGTGAACTACAGTTACACCGCGGTCTGCGAAGAGACGGATGTCATCCGCATCAAGCCAGCAGCAGTGAGCGGCGATGCAGCGATTCGAGAGAACACCGCAGTGGTCAAGCCACTGGGCAACACGCATGCCGTGAGCTTTGATGCAGTCAGGATTTTCATCGGTCTCGTCGACATGGATGTGGAGCGGGATGTTCTCCCGCTCGGAAAACTCGGCACACCAGCGGAGGCCTTCTTCAGAAACGGTGTAGACTGCGTGCGGGGAGACGCCCGGGATGATGCGGGGGTTTGCACGAGCTTTGAGGGTGGCGACGGTTTTTTCCATGACCGAGCACTCCTTCTCGAACTT
Above is a genomic segment from Methanorbis furvi containing:
- a CDS encoding lysophospholipid acyltransferase family protein gives rise to the protein MSNVLKYHLWHVIVYKTARLCIIPVVRLGLSYRYEKCVQKSSTALIFCNHTTLWDHLLIGAACPKHMYFVAGEHLFRKRWLRILANGTVKPIIRRKGVPATEVVEKIKTTLAEGANVWMSPEGVRSINGETAFISPATGKLVKESGAGLVTYRIHGGYLRSPRWAAVKRKGPMHGEMVAEYTRDQLAEMSVDEVNAAIRRDLYVNAFDDQKIRPAVYHGERLAEDLETVLYVCPHCCGIAKLHSKDDLFSCDCGFAVRYNEYGLFENACEYAMPFDNIADWDKWQRRYLQDQIPAFLETTSVEPIVSDADQRLYKIKDGETEHLATGRFALFTDRFEFGEGDEVRIFLFEEIAGFAFSLQMKILFSCKNGTYFEVQSDYPRSAIKYMVLYRYLTGKPCY
- a CDS encoding amidohydrolase, with the protein product MTQTDPDIFGTKTQTLIRNIRLDGKPAEIYLDGTGNIASVGEKIKDHDAEFIIDGNGATALPGMVNMHAHSPMSLLRGYSDDMPLFEWLSTKIWPTEAHLTESDIYWGAKLACLEMIRTGTTTFNDMYFMMNNVAEAVDEAGIRACLSYCMIDGGDHEKFEKECSVMEKTVATLKARANPRIIPGVSPHAVYTVSEEGLRWCAEFSERENIPLHIHVDETDENPDCIKAHGMRVAQWLDHCGVLSNRCIAAHCCWLDADDIRLFADRGVTVVHNPVSNMKLSVGRALPYPELKAAGVNVTLGTDGASSNNDLDMFGEMKTAAILQKFFWNDPTIMPASEALTIASRNGAKALGINAGVIAPGFLADIILVGKTVTTTPAFNTTSNAVYATSGLAVDTTICDGAVLMHEGFIPGAEEILAKSERVAFDLVRRATA